In Massilia antarctica, the following are encoded in one genomic region:
- a CDS encoding DUF6484 domain-containing protein encodes MQPIPYAPATAATPAPDDAPAAQLLHDVIVQTAQLPARADGIAVGRFDAIGDDGVALVSIPAFGLSRIAARTLSALDPAQIGQSVALGFESGDPRRPLILGFMLAPQAPPAQASTHVVLDGERVVLSAEHEIELRCGEAALVLSADGRIQLRGTYITSQASATQRILGGSVHVN; translated from the coding sequence ATGCAACCGATACCCTATGCTCCTGCCACTGCGGCAACGCCCGCGCCGGATGACGCCCCGGCCGCACAACTGCTGCACGACGTCATCGTCCAGACAGCGCAGCTGCCGGCACGCGCCGACGGCATCGCCGTGGGCCGCTTCGACGCCATCGGCGACGACGGCGTTGCCCTGGTCAGCATTCCCGCCTTCGGCTTGAGCCGCATCGCCGCACGCACACTCAGTGCGCTCGACCCCGCGCAGATCGGCCAATCCGTCGCGCTGGGATTCGAATCGGGCGACCCGCGGCGTCCGCTCATCCTCGGTTTCATGCTGGCGCCGCAAGCGCCGCCGGCGCAGGCCAGCACCCATGTCGTGCTCGACGGCGAACGTGTCGTGCTCAGCGCCGAGCACGAAATTGAATTGCGTTGTGGTGAAGCCGCGCTCGTCCTAAGTGCCGATGGCCGCATCCAGCTGCGCGGCACCTACATCACCAGCCAGGCCAGCGCGACCCAGCGCATCCTGGGCGGTTCGGTTCACGTCAACTAG
- a CDS encoding DUF2863 family protein, producing the protein MRRPTKDSSHKLSAESQRLVSISQAIVQASSRIEERAWERQLDTHLQRLLKSGHQDTVDTTLNVLFKEDLNAYDTLMEGVEAVSESSTMVEQHEGTEKTFQALLVAAPILAWTRFSIASGTIPAELLQTLSAHFSAHLLADGVQLAMAPTLFSIDQLPRTHAETYTTTHKLAQAAHKGTAVKPMAKPAETAPFLADTRYLMVAIVAPLGAPLFRWQEPQFQSTFMVERANALEQWRAQAGPTITRLLPGCGVELLLPEAYYVACREADKLIRPVSVRAAVHYLTNTLGVEASDLRAVIAGFGDESAEGQIDEYRVGFTMRQTSDVIYGIVWPLYGQEDEDGTPVEGLSAAALGGMDEPKAPLDDIIGHLNEAGVTHIKRHNERFVTEYCDDCDAPLFADPTGELVHAEMPEDAPAGTEHFH; encoded by the coding sequence ATGCGTCGTCCAACCAAAGATTCATCCCATAAGTTGTCGGCCGAGAGCCAACGCCTGGTCAGCATCAGCCAGGCAATCGTCCAGGCGTCCAGCCGCATTGAAGAACGGGCCTGGGAACGCCAGCTCGATACGCACTTGCAGCGCCTGCTCAAGAGCGGGCACCAGGATACCGTCGACACCACCCTCAACGTGCTGTTCAAGGAAGACCTGAACGCCTACGATACCCTGATGGAAGGTGTCGAAGCGGTCAGCGAATCGTCGACCATGGTCGAGCAGCACGAGGGCACGGAAAAGACCTTCCAGGCACTGCTGGTGGCGGCGCCGATCCTGGCGTGGACCCGTTTTTCGATTGCGTCGGGCACCATTCCGGCCGAGCTGCTGCAAACCCTGTCCGCCCATTTTTCGGCGCACCTGCTGGCCGATGGCGTGCAGTTGGCCATGGCGCCGACCCTGTTCTCGATCGACCAGTTGCCACGCACCCACGCCGAAACCTACACCACCACCCACAAGCTGGCCCAGGCCGCGCACAAGGGCACGGCCGTCAAGCCGATGGCCAAGCCGGCCGAGACCGCGCCCTTCCTGGCCGACACGCGCTACCTGATGGTAGCCATCGTGGCGCCGCTGGGCGCACCCCTGTTCCGCTGGCAGGAGCCGCAGTTCCAGTCGACCTTCATGGTCGAGCGCGCCAATGCGCTCGAACAATGGCGTGCCCAGGCCGGTCCGACCATCACGCGCCTGCTGCCGGGCTGCGGAGTCGAACTGCTGCTGCCGGAAGCGTATTACGTGGCTTGCCGCGAAGCCGATAAGCTGATCCGTCCGGTATCGGTGCGCGCCGCCGTGCATTACCTGACCAATACCTTGGGTGTGGAAGCGTCCGACCTGCGCGCCGTCATTGCCGGCTTCGGCGACGAATCGGCCGAAGGCCAGATCGACGAATACCGGGTCGGCTTCACCATGCGCCAGACGTCCGATGTCATCTACGGCATCGTGTGGCCGCTGTACGGGCAGGAAGATGAAGACGGCACGCCGGTGGAAGGCTTGTCGGCGGCCGCCCTGGGCGGCATGGACGAGCCGAAGGCGCCGCTCGACGACATCATCGGCCACCTGAACGAAGCTGGGGTCACCCACATCAAGCGCCATAACGAGCGTTTCGTGACCGAGTATTGCGACGATTGCGACGCGCCCCTGTTTGCCGACCCAACTGGCGAACTGGTGCACGCGGAAATGCCGGAAGACGCGCCTGCCGGCACCGAGCATTTTCACTAA
- a CDS encoding thioredoxin, which translates to MSMLDPWDHASALAQRLQAPESRLMIVVGAEAWCARCREVRPDVDALAARAPDDETWLWLDMEDHGQFLGDYQPGNLPMMFVYRGQRLVSATFLDNGATLERAATGAPMHPDDIPADPGIRARLLQQDWALE; encoded by the coding sequence ATGAGCATGCTCGATCCATGGGACCACGCCAGCGCCCTGGCGCAACGCCTGCAAGCGCCCGAATCACGCCTGATGATCGTGGTCGGCGCCGAAGCATGGTGCGCCCGCTGCCGCGAGGTCCGGCCCGACGTCGATGCCCTGGCCGCGCGCGCGCCCGACGACGAGACCTGGCTGTGGCTCGACATGGAGGACCATGGGCAATTCCTGGGCGACTACCAGCCCGGCAATTTACCGATGATGTTCGTGTATCGGGGTCAGCGCCTGGTATCGGCGACATTTCTGGACAATGGCGCGACCCTGGAGCGCGCCGCGACAGGCGCGCCCATGCACCCGGACGACATTCCAGCCGACCCCGGCATTCGCGCACGACTTCTCCAGCAGGATTGGGCGCTGGAATAG
- a CDS encoding DUF4124 domain-containing protein, with the protein MAVYKIQRPDGSTEFTDRPQGAGSISSVNRNGSTTTVRERERTADEHNREIKSLIMQARTRGAKLADYLEYIDYLRHYSPVRFDRVMRELRDEDPQAWMKLQKYAQFRPLRETSIGLKAGTNIMGASAGLANGKFGGSMEKWMESTLKDAMKRDRYGPYAEVLGEKASTLPTKTATYSNSRLGQYMKIEVAEAEVASAKAAKELAGSKAALRAAKGTAVVRAAGPVLDVLIAALNPDVLSTAAIVVLRKRMDTMFHDGVLSEEEYIDARNLLSQSKYGELKRSLDKAQAAYVRGVSK; encoded by the coding sequence ATGGCGGTTTACAAAATACAGCGTCCGGACGGCAGCACCGAGTTTACCGACAGGCCGCAAGGCGCGGGCAGCATCTCGTCGGTCAACCGTAACGGCAGCACCACGACCGTGCGCGAGCGCGAGCGTACCGCCGATGAACACAACCGGGAGATCAAGTCGCTGATCATGCAGGCGCGCACCCGCGGCGCCAAGCTGGCCGATTACCTGGAATACATCGACTACCTGCGCCACTACAGCCCGGTGCGCTTCGACCGCGTGATGCGCGAACTGCGCGATGAAGATCCGCAAGCGTGGATGAAGCTGCAAAAGTATGCGCAGTTCCGTCCACTGAGAGAAACGAGCATCGGACTCAAGGCCGGCACCAACATCATGGGCGCCTCGGCGGGGCTGGCCAACGGCAAGTTCGGCGGCAGCATGGAAAAATGGATGGAGAGCACGCTCAAGGATGCGATGAAGCGCGACCGCTACGGCCCGTACGCCGAGGTGCTCGGCGAAAAAGCCAGCACCCTGCCCACCAAGACCGCGACCTATTCCAATTCACGCCTCGGCCAGTACATGAAAATCGAAGTTGCCGAAGCCGAGGTGGCATCCGCTAAGGCGGCGAAAGAACTGGCCGGCAGTAAAGCCGCGTTACGCGCCGCCAAGGGCACGGCCGTGGTACGCGCCGCCGGCCCGGTACTCGACGTCCTCATCGCCGCCCTCAATCCGGATGTGCTCTCGACCGCCGCCATCGTGGTGCTGCGCAAGCGCATGGACACCATGTTCCACGACGGCGTGTTGTCCGAGGAAGAATATATCGATGCCCGCAATTTGCTCAGCCAAAGCAAGTACGGCGAACTGAAACGCTCCCTGGACAAGGCCCAGGCAGCCTACGTGCGGGGTGTGTCCAAGTGA
- a CDS encoding DUF2177 family protein: MRKLLIPYLILIAGMVVLDVLWLGFIAKSVYADGIGHLMAAQPRVAPAIAFYLLYALGLMVFALPPHGPRRTLRTTLTAAALFGTVAYATYDLSNLATLRDWPLSLALIDIAWGCVASTLSVLAAKTAMDRLGPT; encoded by the coding sequence ATGCGCAAACTGCTGATTCCCTACCTCATACTCATCGCCGGGATGGTCGTGCTGGATGTGCTGTGGCTCGGTTTCATCGCCAAGTCGGTGTACGCCGACGGCATCGGCCACCTGATGGCCGCACAGCCGCGGGTCGCGCCGGCAATTGCCTTTTACCTGTTGTATGCGCTCGGCCTGATGGTCTTCGCCCTGCCCCCTCACGGCCCGCGCCGCACCCTGCGCACCACACTCACCGCGGCGGCACTGTTCGGCACGGTGGCGTACGCCACCTACGACCTGTCCAACCTCGCCACACTGCGCGACTGGCCCCTCAGCCTGGCCCTGATCGACATCGCCTGGGGCTGCGTCGCCAGCACCCTGTCCGTTCTTGCCGCCAAAACGGCCATGGACAGGCTAGGGCCTACTTAG
- a CDS encoding DUF2169 family type VI secretion system accessory protein, translating to MDIQVASKHLIAQVATSLDVDGREHLVIVIKGSWRIPEEGQRPRPIAPSPLSVSDAFVGEPGLSALLYGDDFARYKPRCDVLFDAYAHAPDGQEVQEITVACQVGPMKKGIKVVGPRQWRKLMGIYTLTKPEPFTRMPLHYGHAFGGARTYQQGWGENRQTMTETMLANPAGIGWGGKRTGGDLDGESAPNLQALGETISSPTGNYTPVALSAVGRHWTPRSDHAGTYDKHWEENVCPFLPEDFDEQHNQCAAADQQIAYPGGGETVILRNMMAGRPDVRFTLPRLDDLQVRILRTDYSTEILAPAVDTLFFETEKGSFSAIWRTSVPIRRRIQEFLVLAVGPVDPAWWQRQRAGAGGCHGCGHGMDDNEGSA from the coding sequence ATGGACATTCAAGTCGCCTCGAAGCATTTGATTGCACAGGTCGCCACGTCGCTCGACGTCGATGGGCGCGAGCATCTTGTGATCGTCATCAAGGGAAGCTGGCGTATCCCCGAGGAAGGCCAACGCCCGCGCCCGATCGCACCATCGCCGCTGTCCGTGAGCGATGCCTTCGTCGGCGAACCGGGCCTGAGCGCCCTGCTCTACGGCGACGATTTCGCGCGCTATAAACCGCGCTGCGACGTCCTGTTCGATGCATATGCGCATGCGCCCGACGGCCAGGAAGTGCAAGAGATCACGGTGGCATGCCAGGTTGGCCCAATGAAAAAAGGCATCAAGGTGGTCGGCCCGCGCCAGTGGCGCAAACTGATGGGCATCTACACGCTCACCAAACCCGAACCTTTTACGCGCATGCCTTTGCACTACGGTCATGCCTTCGGCGGCGCCCGCACCTACCAGCAAGGCTGGGGCGAGAACCGGCAGACCATGACCGAAACCATGCTCGCCAATCCGGCCGGAATCGGATGGGGCGGCAAACGCACGGGCGGCGACCTCGATGGAGAAAGCGCACCGAATCTGCAGGCGCTCGGCGAAACAATCAGCAGCCCGACCGGCAATTACACGCCGGTCGCCTTGTCGGCCGTCGGCCGCCACTGGACGCCGCGCAGCGACCATGCCGGCACCTACGACAAGCATTGGGAGGAAAACGTCTGCCCCTTCCTGCCGGAAGATTTTGACGAGCAACACAACCAGTGTGCAGCGGCCGATCAACAGATTGCCTACCCTGGCGGCGGTGAAACCGTCATCTTGCGCAACATGATGGCCGGACGGCCGGACGTGCGCTTCACCTTGCCGCGCCTTGACGACCTGCAGGTGCGGATTCTGCGCACCGATTACAGCACCGAGATCCTGGCGCCGGCGGTCGACACCCTGTTCTTCGAAACCGAAAAAGGCAGTTTCTCGGCGATATGGCGCACCAGCGTGCCGATCCGGCGCCGCATCCAGGAATTCCTGGTGCTGGCGGTCGGTCCGGTCGACCCGGCGTGGTGGCAGCGCCAGCGCGCGGGCGCCGGCGGCTGCCACGGATGCGGCCACGGGATGGATGACAACGAAGGGTCGGCATGA
- a CDS encoding type VI secretion system Vgr family protein: MTRQNNRLLRLNFPNGDGPSSLVANRLDAVEGLSRDFHFTIECLTDDPHIALKDVQGKMVTVELVREDDTMRYFNGYVFEFRRVRADGGEVYYDMVLLPWLAYLRLRRDNYLFHDMSIQDQSDDIFGDYAVRKSEFRINGADPIMTDACQYDESDYNYLHRRWEEKGWFYWYEHTAAGHTLILSDDSTAAAPIDGPAHIPFNRAAGTEEDDALGEWTPVRRLVPAKYALSSFNFKSPKPLKTQLPTVNEQGDVLKKEVYEYVGAYGFKDAGDADTKTRLRLEEIEASGKHFEGAGNDRYVLPGRSFTLTEHFDDGGKEFLIMEVRHSATNNYQVNVQTPSHYENRVSCIRKQIPWRPGRGYNSVEPKIYGLQTALVVGPKGEEIHTDQYGRVRVQFHWDRIGEYDEKSSAWIRVVTSWSGANFGVTAIPRIGSEVVIQFMDGNPDRPLVTGMVPNEDTMVPWTLPDNKTQSGILSRSTPKGSYANANALRFEDKKGQEQLWLHAEKDQLTEVEHDEDKWVGNDRRKTVDRDETNHVKRDRTETVDRDETITVHNNRKERVDHNENISIGDNRTEDVGINETITIGANRTKTVGQNETDTIGGSWDINVARMKTETIGLASVQNVGMARMDNVGLGYDLNVGMMMATVVGKSQITHVENSISINAGDELSITVGKAKLVMKSDGTIIFNGHTFSVGTSDEQIFKADGNITLNGKKIMEN, encoded by the coding sequence ATGACCCGCCAGAACAACCGCCTGCTGCGCCTGAATTTTCCGAACGGAGATGGCCCGTCCAGCCTCGTTGCCAACAGGCTCGACGCGGTGGAAGGCTTGTCGCGCGACTTCCACTTCACCATCGAGTGCCTGACCGACGACCCCCACATCGCCCTCAAGGATGTGCAGGGCAAGATGGTCACCGTGGAACTGGTGCGCGAAGACGACACCATGCGCTACTTCAACGGCTACGTGTTCGAGTTCCGCCGCGTGCGCGCCGACGGCGGCGAAGTGTATTACGACATGGTCCTGCTGCCGTGGCTGGCGTATCTGCGCCTGCGCCGCGACAACTATCTGTTCCACGACATGAGCATCCAGGACCAGAGCGACGATATCTTCGGCGACTACGCGGTGCGCAAGAGCGAGTTCCGCATCAACGGCGCGGACCCGATCATGACCGACGCTTGCCAGTACGACGAGTCCGACTACAACTACCTGCACCGGCGCTGGGAAGAAAAAGGCTGGTTCTACTGGTACGAGCACACGGCCGCCGGCCACACCCTGATCCTGTCGGACGATTCGACCGCCGCCGCGCCCATCGACGGCCCGGCCCACATTCCCTTCAACCGCGCCGCCGGCACCGAGGAAGACGACGCCCTGGGCGAATGGACGCCGGTGCGGCGCCTGGTGCCGGCCAAGTACGCCTTGTCCAGCTTCAATTTCAAGAGCCCGAAGCCGCTCAAGACCCAACTGCCTACCGTCAACGAGCAGGGCGACGTGCTCAAGAAGGAAGTGTACGAATACGTCGGTGCCTACGGCTTCAAGGATGCAGGCGACGCCGACACGAAGACCCGCCTGCGGCTGGAAGAAATCGAAGCAAGCGGCAAGCATTTCGAAGGCGCTGGCAACGACCGCTACGTCCTGCCGGGCCGTAGCTTTACGCTCACGGAACATTTCGATGATGGTGGCAAGGAATTCCTGATCATGGAAGTGCGCCACTCGGCCACCAACAACTACCAGGTCAACGTACAGACCCCGTCGCACTACGAAAACCGGGTTTCGTGCATCCGCAAGCAGATCCCGTGGCGCCCGGGGCGCGGCTACAACAGCGTGGAACCGAAGATCTACGGGCTGCAAACGGCGCTGGTGGTCGGTCCCAAGGGCGAAGAGATCCACACCGACCAATACGGGCGGGTGCGGGTGCAATTTCACTGGGACCGCATCGGTGAATACGACGAGAAGAGCTCGGCCTGGATCCGGGTCGTCACCTCATGGTCGGGCGCCAACTTCGGCGTCACGGCGATCCCGCGCATCGGCTCGGAAGTGGTCATCCAGTTCATGGACGGCAATCCGGACCGCCCGCTGGTAACCGGCATGGTGCCCAACGAAGACACGATGGTGCCCTGGACCCTGCCCGACAACAAGACCCAGAGCGGGATCCTGTCGCGCTCCACGCCCAAGGGCAGCTACGCCAACGCCAACGCCCTGCGCTTCGAGGACAAAAAAGGCCAGGAGCAGCTGTGGCTGCACGCCGAGAAGGACCAGCTCACCGAGGTCGAGCACGACGAGGATAAATGGGTCGGCAACGACCGCCGCAAGACGGTCGACCGTGACGAGACCAACCACGTCAAGCGCGACCGCACGGAAACGGTGGACCGCGACGAAACCATCACCGTCCACAACAACCGCAAGGAGCGGGTCGACCACAACGAGAACATCAGCATTGGCGACAACCGCACCGAGGATGTCGGCATCAACGAAACCATCACGATCGGCGCCAACCGCACCAAGACCGTGGGGCAGAACGAGACCGACACCATCGGCGGCAGCTGGGATATCAATGTGGCGCGGATGAAGACCGAAACGATCGGCCTGGCCTCGGTGCAGAACGTCGGCATGGCGCGCATGGACAACGTCGGACTCGGTTACGACCTGAACGTGGGAATGATGATGGCGACGGTGGTCGGCAAAAGCCAGATCACCCACGTGGAAAATTCCATTTCGATTAACGCGGGCGACGAACTGTCGATCACGGTGGGCAAGGCGAAGCTGGTGATGAAGTCCGACGGCACGATTATTTTTAACGGGCACACCTTCAGCGTCGGCACCAGCGACGAGCAAATCTTCAAGGCCGATGGCAACATCACCCTCAACGGCAAGAAAATCATGGAGAACTGA
- the acnA gene encoding aconitate hydratase AcnA — MSRNTLNTLKDFKLSAGKKGKFYSLPALEKSLGVNVSRLPVSIRLVLESVLRNCDGKKVTEEHVRQLANWAPNGERTDEIPFVVARVVLQDFTGVPLLADLAAMRNVANKMGMNPKNIEPLVPVDLVVDHSVTIDHYREKNALDLNMKLEFSRNNERYQFMKWGMQAFDTFGVVPPGFGIVHQVNLEYLARGVHKAGDTYYPDTLVGTDSHTTMINGIGVVGWGVGGIEAEAGMLGQPVYFLTPDVIGVNLTGALREGCTATDLVLTITEMLRKEKVVGKFVEFFGAGTETLSLTDRATIANMAPEYGATMGFFPVDDATIDYFEGTGRTTEEITAFKNYFKAQNLYGVPQEGDIDYTRVVSLDLSTVTPSLAGPKRPQDRIEIGNVKNNFIELFSKPTTENGFNKNPADLTNHYETTNGVHVKNGDVLIAAITSCTNTSNPSVLLAAGLLAKKAVEAGLTVAPHIKTSLAPGSRVVTEYLTAAGLLPYLEKLGFGVTAYGCTTCIGNAGDLTPELNAAIAENDIVASAVLSGNRNFEARIHPNIRSNFLASPPLVVAYAIAGNMTRDLMTEPVGKGTNGKDVYLGDIWPTSKEIGKLMKFAMNSKVFKANYADVKGAPGKLWENVTTTTGQVYDWPKSTYIAEPPFFDGFEMIPKAAATGISGARALGVFGDSITTDHISPAGSIQESGPAGKWLLANGVQKADFNSYGSRRGNHEIMMRGTFANVRIKNRMIPAKADGSAVEGGITIHQPSGAQMSIYDAAMKYVADGVPTMVFGGEEYGTGSSRDWAAKGTQLLGVKAVITRSFERIHRSNLVGMGVLPLQFIGDDSVQTLNITGKEVFDLKGLEGEIKPQQLATLVITRANGDVQEVKVLLRIDTPIEVDYYKHGGILPFVLRQLLAA; from the coding sequence ATGTCCCGCAACACTCTGAACACGCTCAAGGATTTCAAACTGTCGGCCGGCAAGAAAGGCAAGTTCTACTCCTTGCCGGCGCTCGAAAAAAGCCTTGGGGTGAATGTCTCGCGCCTTCCGGTGTCGATCCGCCTGGTCCTCGAATCCGTGCTGCGTAACTGCGACGGCAAGAAGGTCACGGAAGAACACGTGAGGCAATTGGCGAACTGGGCGCCAAACGGCGAACGCACCGACGAGATTCCTTTCGTCGTGGCCCGCGTGGTGCTGCAAGACTTCACCGGCGTGCCTTTGCTGGCCGACCTGGCCGCGATGCGCAACGTCGCCAACAAGATGGGCATGAACCCGAAAAACATCGAGCCGCTGGTACCGGTCGACCTCGTGGTCGACCACTCGGTCACCATCGACCACTACCGCGAAAAGAATGCGCTCGACCTGAACATGAAACTGGAATTCTCGCGCAACAACGAGCGCTACCAGTTCATGAAGTGGGGCATGCAAGCCTTCGACACCTTCGGCGTGGTCCCTCCCGGCTTCGGCATCGTCCACCAGGTCAACCTGGAGTACCTGGCGCGCGGCGTGCATAAAGCGGGCGACACCTACTACCCTGACACCCTGGTCGGCACCGACTCGCACACCACCATGATCAACGGCATCGGCGTGGTCGGCTGGGGCGTGGGCGGCATCGAAGCCGAAGCGGGCATGCTGGGCCAGCCGGTCTACTTCCTGACCCCGGACGTGATCGGCGTGAACCTGACCGGCGCACTGCGCGAAGGCTGCACCGCGACCGACCTGGTGCTGACCATCACCGAAATGCTGCGCAAGGAAAAAGTCGTCGGCAAGTTCGTCGAATTCTTCGGCGCCGGCACCGAAACCCTGTCGCTGACCGACCGCGCCACCATCGCCAACATGGCACCGGAATACGGCGCCACGATGGGCTTCTTCCCGGTTGACGACGCCACCATCGACTACTTCGAAGGCACCGGCCGCACCACCGAAGAAATCACCGCGTTCAAGAACTACTTCAAGGCCCAGAACCTGTACGGCGTGCCGCAGGAAGGCGACATCGACTACACCCGCGTGGTCTCGCTCGACCTGTCCACCGTGACCCCGTCGCTGGCCGGTCCGAAGCGTCCTCAGGACCGTATCGAAATCGGCAACGTCAAGAACAACTTCATCGAACTGTTCTCCAAGCCGACCACCGAAAATGGTTTCAACAAGAACCCGGCCGACCTGACCAACCACTACGAAACGACCAACGGCGTGCACGTCAAGAACGGCGACGTGCTGATCGCGGCGATCACCTCGTGCACCAACACCTCCAACCCGAGCGTGCTGCTGGCCGCCGGCCTGCTGGCGAAAAAAGCGGTTGAAGCGGGCCTGACGGTCGCGCCGCACATCAAGACCTCGCTGGCCCCTGGCTCGCGTGTGGTCACCGAATACCTGACCGCCGCCGGCCTGCTGCCTTACCTGGAAAAGCTGGGCTTCGGCGTCACCGCCTACGGCTGCACCACCTGCATCGGCAATGCCGGCGACCTGACCCCGGAACTGAACGCGGCCATCGCCGAAAACGATATCGTGGCTTCGGCTGTGTTGTCGGGCAACCGCAACTTCGAAGCCCGGATCCACCCGAACATCCGTTCCAACTTCCTGGCCTCGCCGCCGCTGGTGGTGGCCTACGCCATCGCCGGCAACATGACGCGCGACCTGATGACCGAGCCAGTCGGCAAGGGCACCAACGGCAAGGACGTCTACCTGGGCGACATCTGGCCGACCTCGAAAGAAATCGGCAAGCTGATGAAGTTCGCGATGAACTCCAAGGTCTTCAAGGCCAACTACGCCGACGTCAAGGGCGCACCGGGCAAGCTGTGGGAAAACGTCACCACCACCACCGGCCAGGTCTACGACTGGCCGAAGTCGACCTACATCGCCGAGCCGCCATTCTTCGACGGCTTCGAGATGATCCCGAAAGCGGCAGCGACCGGCATCAGCGGCGCGCGCGCACTGGGCGTGTTCGGCGACTCGATCACCACCGACCACATTTCGCCGGCCGGTTCGATCCAGGAAAGCGGCCCTGCGGGCAAATGGCTGCTGGCCAATGGCGTGCAGAAGGCGGACTTCAATTCCTACGGCTCGCGCCGCGGCAATCACGAGATCATGATGCGCGGCACCTTCGCCAATGTGCGTATCAAGAACCGCATGATTCCGGCCAAGGCCGACGGTTCCGCTGTCGAAGGCGGCATCACGATTCACCAGCCGAGCGGCGCCCAGATGTCGATCTACGACGCAGCCATGAAGTATGTGGCCGACGGCGTGCCGACCATGGTGTTCGGCGGCGAAGAGTACGGCACGGGTTCCTCGCGCGACTGGGCCGCCAAGGGCACCCAGCTGCTGGGCGTGAAAGCGGTCATTACCCGTTCCTTCGAGCGTATTCACCGCTCGAACCTGGTGGGCATGGGCGTGCTGCCGCTGCAATTCATCGGCGACGACAGCGTGCAGACCTTGAACATCACGGGTAAGGAAGTGTTCGACCTGAAGGGCCTGGAAGGCGAGATCAAGCCGCAGCAACTGGCGACCCTGGTCATCACGCGCGCCAATGGCGACGTTCAGGAAGTCAAGGTCCTGCTGCGTATCGATACCCCGATCGAAGTCGATTACTACAAGCACGGCGGTATCCTGCCATTCGTGCTGCGCCAGCTGCTGGCCGCGTAA
- a CDS encoding DUF4150 domain-containing protein, which produces MDTHVYANDNQISSKAADGKSFSFPDPCWSPPPPGVGPVVIPYPNTAFAKHLQNGSSTVFICGTEVALKNVSYFSTSTGDEPATLLFKKGVKSGVIKGKAYFTQWSSNVKFEGLNVCRHNDTMTHNHG; this is translated from the coding sequence ATGGACACCCACGTGTATGCCAATGACAATCAAATTTCATCCAAAGCGGCCGATGGAAAATCGTTTTCCTTCCCCGATCCCTGCTGGAGCCCGCCGCCTCCCGGCGTGGGACCGGTGGTCATTCCCTACCCCAATACCGCGTTTGCCAAGCATCTCCAGAATGGAAGCTCAACGGTATTTATTTGCGGTACCGAAGTGGCGCTGAAGAATGTGTCGTATTTTTCGACCAGCACCGGCGACGAGCCGGCGACCCTGCTGTTTAAAAAGGGCGTGAAAAGCGGCGTCATCAAAGGCAAGGCGTATTTCACCCAATGGTCATCCAACGTGAAATTCGAAGGATTGAACGTGTGCAGGCATAACGACACCATGACGCACAACCACGGATGA
- a CDS encoding ankyrin repeat domain-containing protein produces the protein MSRRTPLRAVWLALLFTTASLAQAKAPPPALRCSEARDSGDAAADVARDFKPGVAPRIFLALGRDRYATLKQVLAAGDDPNACHAGISPLMLAIASGDLKAVTMLLDAGARTDSPRDAIGATPLQHALSAPQFAIAGLLLDRGADARLVDDGAKTALHSLALQPLPPAPQRALQIALAGRLLRLQVPLNAVHVQGSTALHMAIASGNLDLMSFLLDQHADPALPNKRGEDALAYARRLGHAALVARLEQHLAKVAAPAASAQKHTP, from the coding sequence GTGAGCCGGCGTACTCCCCTGCGCGCGGTATGGCTGGCCTTGCTCTTCACGACGGCAAGCCTCGCCCAGGCCAAGGCGCCGCCGCCCGCGCTGCGCTGCAGCGAAGCGCGCGACAGTGGCGACGCCGCCGCGGACGTTGCGCGCGACTTCAAGCCTGGCGTCGCCCCGCGCATCTTCCTGGCCCTGGGCCGCGACCGTTACGCGACACTCAAGCAAGTGCTCGCCGCCGGCGACGATCCGAATGCCTGCCACGCCGGCATCAGCCCGCTGATGCTGGCCATCGCCAGTGGCGACCTCAAGGCGGTCACGATGTTGCTCGACGCCGGCGCCCGCACCGACAGTCCGCGCGATGCCATCGGCGCCACGCCGCTGCAGCATGCGCTCAGTGCGCCCCAGTTCGCCATCGCCGGCCTGCTGCTCGATCGCGGCGCCGATGCGCGCCTGGTCGACGACGGCGCCAAGACCGCGCTGCACAGCCTGGCGCTGCAGCCGCTGCCGCCCGCGCCGCAGCGCGCCCTGCAAATCGCCCTGGCCGGCCGTCTGTTGCGGCTGCAGGTGCCGCTCAATGCGGTCCACGTGCAGGGCAGCACCGCCCTGCATATGGCGATTGCGTCCGGCAACCTGGACCTGATGAGCTTTTTGCTCGACCAGCATGCCGACCCGGCGCTGCCCAACAAGCGCGGCGAAGACGCCCTCGCCTATGCGCGCCGGCTCGGCCATGCCGCGCTGGTGGCGCGCCTGGAGCAGCATCTTGCCAAGGTGGCCGCCCCCGCCGCCAGCGCTCAGAAACACACTCCGTGA